A window of Balaenoptera ricei isolate mBalRic1 chromosome 12, mBalRic1.hap2, whole genome shotgun sequence genomic DNA:
ttccattgtatacatgtgccacatcttctttatccattcatctgttgatggacatttaggttgcttccatgtcctggctactgtaagtagagctgcaatgaacattttggtacatgactctttttgaattttggttttctcagggtatatgcccagtagtgggattgctgggtcatagggtagttctatttttagttttttaaggaacctccacactgttctccatagttgctgtatcaatttacattcccaccaacagtgcaagagggttcccttttctccacaccctctccagcatttcttatttgtagattttttgatgatggccattctgaccagtgtgagatgatatctcactgtagttttattttgcatttctctaatgattaatgatgttgacattctttcatgtgtttgttggcaatctgtacatcttatttggagaaatgtctatttaggtcttctgccctttttggattaagttttttttttttttttgatattgaactgcatgatttgcttgtatgttttggagattaatcctttgtcagttgcatcatttgaaaatattttctctgattctgagggttgtcttttcgtcttgtttatggtttcctttgctgtgcaaaagcttttaagtttcattaggtcccatttgtttatttgtgttcttatttccatttctctaggatgtgggtctaaaaggatcttgctgtgatttatgtcagagtgttctgcctatgttttcctctaagagtttgatggtgtctggcttacatttaggtctttaatacatttttggttatttttgtgtatggtgttagggagtgttctaatttcattcttttacatgtagctgtccagttttcccagcaccacttattgaagaggctgtcttttctccattgtatattcttgcctcctttatcaaaggtaaggtgaccatatgtgtgtgggtttatctctgggctttgtatcctgttccattgatctatatttctgtttttgtgccagtgccatactgtcttgattactgttgctttgtagcatagtctgaagtaggaagcttgattcctccagctctgtttttctttctcaagattgctttggctatttggggtcttttgtgtttccatacaaattgtgattttttctgttcaagttctgtgaaaaatgccagtagtagtttgatagggattgcattgaatctatagattgctttgggtagtagagtcattttcacaatgttgattcttccaatccaagaacatggtatatctctgcaactatttgtatcatctttaatttctttcatcagtgacttataattttctgcatacaggttttctgtctccttaggtaggtttattcctagatattttattttttttgttgcaatggtaaatgggagtgttttctttttttttttttattatacaaaactatttattaaaaacCAGTAAGACACTACTACATCATGACACTGTCACACTGGTATTTTAACACGAGACTTGCTCTACAATACTGGGGAGGGTGGGGCATAAAACACAAATTGATTCTGAAGCAtagtaattaagaaataaaacaatgaatgTAAATTTCTTTTAATGAGAACTCAGAATTAAACTTCAGAGGGTCCCAACGTCAAACTTCCATTCAGGGACTTGATACAAAAAATTTAGTTTGAACTGCTATTAGCAGGTGGCAGGAGTCACCTTCAAATGAATCTTCAATTTGGAAAATACTGCTTCACCACCTGTTGGGGATAAGTTGCAAATGGAATAATTTAGTATGGTTTGTAGCTATTTTGATGACCACCTTGCCTGGATACTTTCCCATAACCACTCTGCTGGTCACCACCTCTTCCACGAGCTCTTCCTGCAAATCCTCCTCTAGATCCCCACTGTTGCTGTTGCTGATACTGTTCCTTCGACATAGCtacttttatttcacatttactAAGACCAACATTGTGGTATTTTCCATTATCCTCTTCACTTGTTCCTCTTCCTTAAAGGTAATAAAGCAGAATCCACACCTCTTATTGGTCTTGTTGTCCATGGGGAGCTCTATGGATTCAACTTCACCAAAACCACCAAAGTACTCCCTTATTTTCTCTTCAGGTGTATCTGGAGAAAGGccaccaacaaaaatttttttaacaggcTCTTTTGTTTTCATGGCTTTGGCCCTCTTAGGATCAATCACCTTCCCATTCAATTTATGTTCTTTCTGATCCATGACCTTATCTACACTCGCCGACTCTTTAAATAGCACAATGCCAAAACCCCTTGATCGCCCTGTGATAGGATATAACTTCAGAGTGCAGTCTACGACTTCACCAAATTTGGAGAAGTAGTCCTTCAggtctttctttgtagtgtcccAGCTAAGGCCTCCTATAAACATTTTCCATTCTTCCCGCTGTGCCGTCGCTGCTTCAGAGTGTCGTGGGGAGGATTTTGAATGGTCTTCATCCTCCTCGTTCTTACTGGCATCGATCTTCACCCCCTCCGACTCGGCGCTGCCTCCTTCGGTGCCTCCGGCCACGGTTCCGCCCCTGGTCCCGGCTCCGCTTCCCGCCGCCGCTGCTGCCCCCTGCGCCGCCACCACCATGTCTCCCTCCTGTTCACCCACTGAGCTGCCTACCGCCGCCATtgttgctgctgccgctgccccgTCCCTGCCGAACTGCTCCTCCGACATAGTGCTACTGCCTCCGACACCACCGAGACTACACCCACCCGCGAACCGAAACTAGCAGCAAAGTAATCCCTGCCGTTGCCGCGAGCCCGCTCTACTGTGCAAAGCACACAACAAGACAGAAATGGTTGAAAAGGCTCCTGCGCCTCTCCCCAGCCTGTCGCCCTTGCCTCCCACTCTCGTCCGCCGCACTAAAAAAGAATAAGCAGCGGCGGCACTCTTGCCTCCTCCTCGCTTTAATGGCATTGCCGCGGACCACCTAAAATGGCcctgggagtgttttcttaatttcactttcagatatttcatcattagtgtataggaatgcaagagatttctgtgcattcattttgtaccttgttactttaccaaattcattgattagctctagtagctttatGGTAGCAtctataggattctctatgtatagtatcatgtcatctgcaaacagggacagctttacttcttcttttccaattaggattccttttatttctttttcttctccgattgctaTGGCTatagcttccaaaactatgttgaataatagtggtcagagtgggcaacttgtcttgttcctgatcttagtggaactgctttcagtttttcaccattgaggacgatgttggctgtgggtttgtcatatatggactttattatgtttaggaaagttccctctatgcctactttttgcagtgtttttaacataaataggtgttgaattatgtcaaaagctttctctgcatttattgagataatcatatggtttttctctttcaatttgttaatatggtgtatcacgttgattgatttgcgtatattgaagaatccttgcattcctgggataaaccccacttgatcatagagtatgatccttttaatgtgttgttggat
This region includes:
- the LOC132376460 gene encoding LOW QUALITY PROTEIN: heterogeneous nuclear ribonucleoprotein D0-like (The sequence of the model RefSeq protein was modified relative to this genomic sequence to represent the inferred CDS: inserted 1 base in 1 codon), which gives rise to MSEEQFGRDGAAAAATMAAVGSSVGEQEGDMVVAAQGAAAAAGSGAGTRGGTVAGGTEGGSAESEGVKIDASKNEEDEDHSKSSPRHSEAATAQREEWKMFIGGLSWDTTKKDLKDYFSKFGEVVDCTLKLYPITGRSRGFGIVLFKESASVDKVMDQKEHKLNGKVIDPKRAKAMKTKEPVKKIFVGGLSPDTPEEKIREYFGGFGEVESIELPMDNKTNKRCGFCFITFKEEEQVKRIMXKYHNVGLSKCEIKVAMSKEQYQQQQQWGSRGGFAGRARGRGGDQQSGYGKVSRQGGHQNSYKPY